A stretch of the Streptococcus suis genome encodes the following:
- the lpdA gene encoding dihydrolipoyl dehydrogenase — MAIEIIMPKLGVDMQEGEIIEWKKQEGDFVNEGDVILEMMSDKTSMELEAEESGVLLKIVHGNGATVPVTEVIAYLGAEGETVEAGATPAPAEVAQATADLKAAGLEVPAAPAVAPQAPKAELAADEYDMIVVGGGPAGYYAAIRGAQLGGKIAIVEKSEFGGTCLNKGCIPTKTYLKNAEILDGLKIAAERGINLASTNYTVDMDKTVDFKNKVVKTLTGGVAGLLKANKVTIFNGLGQVNPDKTVVIGDKVIKGRSIVLATGSKVSRINIPGIDSKLVLTSDDILDLREIPKSLTVMGGGVVGVELGLVYASYGTEVTVVEMADRIIPGMDREVSVELQKVLSKKGMKFLTSVGVSEIVEANNQLTIKLNDGSEIISEKALLSIGRVPQLAGLENLNLELDRGRIKVNAYQETSIPGIYAPGDVNGTKMLAHAAYRMGEVAAENAINGNHHKAKLDFTPAAVYTHPEIAMVGLTEDQAIEKYGKENILIGRNSFTGNGRAIASNEAHGFVKVIADKKYHEILGVHIIGPVAAEMINEAATIMESELTVDDVAASIHGHPTFSEVMYEAFLDVLGVAIHNPPKRK, encoded by the coding sequence ATGGCAATTGAAATTATTATGCCGAAACTTGGTGTAGACATGCAAGAAGGTGAAATCATCGAATGGAAAAAACAAGAGGGTGATTTTGTCAATGAAGGTGATGTTATCTTAGAGATGATGTCAGATAAAACAAGCATGGAGTTGGAAGCGGAAGAATCAGGTGTTCTTTTGAAAATCGTTCACGGTAACGGTGCAACAGTTCCTGTAACAGAAGTTATTGCTTACCTTGGTGCAGAAGGTGAAACAGTTGAAGCAGGTGCCACACCGGCTCCAGCAGAAGTTGCACAAGCAACTGCAGACTTGAAAGCAGCTGGTTTGGAAGTGCCTGCAGCTCCTGCTGTAGCTCCACAAGCTCCTAAGGCTGAATTGGCAGCAGACGAGTACGATATGATTGTTGTTGGTGGTGGTCCTGCTGGCTACTATGCAGCGATTCGTGGTGCCCAACTAGGTGGTAAAATCGCAATCGTTGAAAAATCAGAATTTGGTGGGACTTGCTTGAACAAAGGATGTATCCCAACTAAGACCTACCTCAAAAATGCTGAAATTCTTGATGGATTGAAGATTGCGGCAGAGCGTGGTATCAATCTTGCATCTACAAACTACACAGTAGATATGGATAAAACAGTTGACTTCAAGAACAAGGTTGTGAAGACTTTGACTGGTGGTGTAGCGGGTCTCTTGAAAGCCAACAAGGTAACCATCTTCAATGGTCTTGGACAAGTAAACCCTGATAAGACAGTTGTGATTGGTGATAAAGTGATTAAAGGTCGCAGCATCGTACTTGCAACTGGTTCTAAGGTTTCTCGTATCAACATCCCAGGTATTGATTCTAAATTGGTGTTAACTTCTGATGATATCCTTGACTTGCGTGAGATTCCTAAGTCACTCACTGTTATGGGTGGTGGCGTAGTCGGTGTGGAACTTGGTTTGGTTTACGCGTCTTACGGTACTGAAGTAACAGTTGTTGAAATGGCTGACCGTATCATTCCTGGTATGGACCGTGAAGTGTCTGTTGAATTGCAAAAAGTCCTTTCTAAGAAAGGTATGAAATTCTTGACCTCTGTTGGTGTATCTGAGATTGTTGAAGCCAACAATCAATTGACAATTAAATTGAACGATGGTTCAGAAATTATTTCTGAAAAAGCTCTTCTTTCAATTGGACGTGTACCTCAATTGGCTGGTCTTGAAAATCTTAACCTTGAGTTGGATCGCGGTCGTATCAAGGTTAATGCATACCAAGAAACTTCTATCCCAGGAATTTATGCACCTGGTGACGTTAATGGTACTAAAATGTTGGCACACGCTGCTTATCGTATGGGTGAAGTTGCTGCTGAGAATGCTATCAACGGTAACCACCACAAGGCTAAATTGGACTTCACACCAGCAGCGGTTTACACACACCCTGAAATTGCGATGGTTGGTTTGACTGAAGACCAAGCAATCGAGAAATACGGTAAAGAAAATATCCTGATCGGTCGCAACAGCTTCACTGGTAATGGTCGTGCGATTGCTTCTAACGAAGCACATGGTTTCGTAAAAGTTATCGCTGATAAGAAATACCATGAAATCCTTGGTGTTCATATCATCGGTCCAGTTGCAGCTGAAATGATCAACGAAGCAGCAACTATCATGGAATCTGAATTGACTGTTGACGATGTGGCAGCTTCTATCCATGGTCACCCAACCTTCTCAGAAGTTATGTATGAGGCCTTCCTTGATGTTCTTGGTGTTGCGATCCACAACCCACCAAAACGGAAATAA
- the trpD gene encoding anthranilate phosphoribosyltransferase, which yields MKEIFEKLATKQDLSEGEIEGVFNRILNGELTESQIAALLLGLKMKGETVDEIAGVVKSLKKHAVQLPQTYSDAMCNCGTGGDQSYSFNISTTACFILSAGGIRLAKAGNRSISSKSGSADVLEELGINIAANPEVVSKALSEVGLAFVFAQTMHPAMRFIGPARRALGVPTIMNIVGPLANPLSLDSQLMGVYREDLQLDLAHVMKKLGRRRALLITGPNHMDEAALFGENHYTLLTDGNIHQGRFTFADVDLNPLELADIQGGDAVENAEILLSVLQNQASPYLETTVLNAGLGFYANGKVSSIREGVELARSLLADGSALRKLEELREVQI from the coding sequence ATGAAAGAAATTTTTGAAAAATTAGCTACAAAACAAGACTTATCTGAGGGAGAAATCGAAGGAGTTTTTAATCGTATTCTAAATGGAGAATTGACAGAAAGTCAGATTGCAGCTCTGTTACTAGGCTTGAAAATGAAGGGTGAAACAGTTGATGAAATTGCAGGTGTAGTAAAGTCTTTGAAAAAACATGCTGTACAATTGCCTCAAACATATTCGGACGCAATGTGCAACTGCGGTACGGGTGGGGATCAATCGTATAGTTTTAATATTTCGACGACGGCTTGCTTTATCTTGTCAGCTGGAGGTATTCGTTTAGCGAAGGCGGGAAATCGATCTATTTCATCGAAGTCAGGTTCTGCAGATGTACTTGAAGAATTAGGGATAAATATTGCAGCGAATCCAGAAGTAGTATCAAAAGCATTGTCAGAGGTTGGATTGGCTTTTGTCTTTGCTCAAACCATGCATCCAGCCATGCGCTTTATTGGTCCAGCCAGACGGGCATTGGGAGTTCCAACAATTATGAATATTGTTGGTCCTTTAGCCAATCCCCTATCATTAGATAGTCAATTGATGGGAGTTTATCGAGAAGACCTCCAGTTGGATCTGGCCCATGTTATGAAAAAATTGGGAAGACGACGGGCGTTACTTATCACAGGACCAAACCATATGGATGAAGCGGCCTTATTTGGAGAGAATCACTACACTTTGCTTACAGATGGAAATATCCATCAGGGAAGATTTACCTTTGCTGATGTGGATCTGAATCCATTAGAACTCGCGGATATTCAAGGTGGAGATGCTGTGGAGAATGCAGAAATTTTGTTGTCAGTTCTACAAAATCAAGCAAGTCCTTACTTAGAAACGACGGTTTTAAATGCAGGTCTAGGCTTTTATGCAAATGGTAAGGTTTCAAGTATCCGTGAAGGAGTTGAATTGGCTCGAAGTCTACTTGCGGACGGTTCTGCTCTGAGAAAATTGGAAGAACTAAGGGAGGTTCAGATAT
- a CDS encoding aminodeoxychorismate/anthranilate synthase component II, with the protein MILLIDNYDSFTYNLAQYLGQFSPVQVLRNDAENLFDEANKAKGLVFSPGPGWPADAGKMEELIQIFADKKPILGICLGHQAIAEVFGGQLRLAKTVMHGKQSQMRVEGNSPIFNGFQGDVEIMRYHSIVIDEMPKDFIVTARTTDDDEIMAIQHKQLPIFGLQFHPESIGSPEGLQMIEQFVREVVR; encoded by the coding sequence ATGATTCTTTTAATTGATAACTATGATTCATTTACCTATAACTTAGCCCAATATCTAGGACAGTTTTCACCTGTGCAGGTATTGAGAAATGATGCGGAGAATCTATTCGATGAAGCAAATAAAGCGAAAGGTTTGGTTTTTTCTCCAGGACCAGGTTGGCCAGCAGATGCTGGAAAAATGGAAGAACTGATACAGATTTTTGCAGATAAAAAACCAATATTGGGTATTTGTTTGGGGCATCAAGCAATCGCTGAAGTTTTTGGAGGGCAGTTGAGATTAGCCAAAACGGTTATGCATGGGAAGCAGAGTCAGATGCGAGTGGAAGGAAACTCTCCAATTTTCAATGGTTTTCAGGGAGATGTAGAAATCATGCGTTATCACTCGATTGTCATTGATGAAATGCCAAAAGATTTTATAGTGACTGCTCGTACAACAGATGATGACGAAATTATGGCTATCCAACATAAGCAATTACCGATTTTTGGTTTGCAATTTCATCCAGAAAGTATAGGGAGTCCGGAAGGCTTACAAATGATTGAACAGTTTGTTAGAGAGGTAGTAAGATGA
- a CDS encoding anthranilate synthase component I, protein MHNVLPADILTPILAFMRLKGKHKIILESIPREKGNARFSIIAYNPVYEIKYDHGVLTNNGEVVEGDPLEYLQSVVEGSNLTGEAPFQGGAIGFVGYDLISLYEPIGHIPKDTIGTPDMHFFIYESYLVFDHKKEILSIYEDNTYSGRSSSEMENALASVLAELKNPAPDEFAPHDLQSLSFKSHLEKEEFENMVRSAKQLIRQGDMFQCVLSQRFSSDISGNPFDYYRNLRVTNPSNYLYFYDFGDYQIIGASPESLVSVKDGIVTTNPIAGTRPRGDDEEEDQRLAADLSTDTKEVAEHRMLVDLGRNDIGRIAQIGTVEVTKYMEVEYFRYVMHLTSIVKGQLLENLTVLDALKATLPAGTVSGAPKIRAMQRIYELEKEKRGIYAGAIGYLSATGDMDFAIAIRTMVVKNGKAYVQAGAGIVYDSVPENEYQETLNKAKAMTKIGECYDSFN, encoded by the coding sequence ATGCACAACGTACTACCAGCAGATATTTTAACCCCCATTCTAGCCTTTATGCGACTAAAAGGTAAGCATAAGATTATCCTAGAATCCATTCCGAGAGAAAAGGGAAACGCTCGTTTTTCCATTATTGCCTATAATCCTGTCTATGAAATCAAATATGACCATGGTGTGTTGACCAACAATGGAGAAGTGGTGGAAGGTGATCCATTGGAATACCTACAATCTGTGGTGGAAGGTTCGAATTTGACTGGAGAGGCTCCCTTTCAAGGAGGGGCGATTGGATTTGTTGGATATGACTTGATTAGTCTCTATGAACCCATTGGTCATATCCCCAAGGACACCATTGGAACACCGGATATGCATTTCTTTATTTATGAATCATATTTAGTATTTGATCATAAGAAGGAGATTCTCTCCATTTATGAAGATAATACCTATAGTGGCCGTAGTTCGAGTGAGATGGAGAATGCTCTAGCAAGTGTTTTAGCCGAATTAAAAAATCCAGCACCCGATGAATTTGCACCCCATGATCTTCAATCATTATCCTTCAAGAGTCATCTTGAAAAAGAAGAATTCGAAAATATGGTTAGGTCAGCAAAACAATTGATTCGGCAAGGCGATATGTTTCAATGTGTCCTCAGTCAACGTTTTTCATCAGATATTTCTGGCAACCCTTTTGATTATTACCGTAATTTACGGGTTACCAATCCATCGAACTATTTATATTTTTATGATTTTGGAGATTACCAAATAATCGGCGCTAGTCCAGAAAGTCTTGTGTCTGTAAAAGATGGAATCGTGACAACTAATCCAATTGCTGGAACTCGGCCTCGTGGAGATGATGAGGAGGAGGACCAACGATTGGCGGCTGATTTATCAACAGATACGAAAGAAGTTGCTGAACATAGAATGTTGGTTGATTTGGGGCGAAATGATATTGGTCGAATTGCACAAATTGGAACTGTCGAAGTTACTAAGTATATGGAAGTTGAATATTTTCGATATGTGATGCACTTAACAAGTATTGTCAAAGGACAATTATTGGAGAATTTGACTGTATTAGATGCATTAAAAGCTACCCTACCTGCTGGAACTGTCTCAGGAGCACCGAAAATTAGAGCCATGCAACGCATCTATGAATTAGAAAAGGAAAAGCGCGGCATATATGCAGGAGCAATTGGCTATCTATCTGCTACAGGAGATATGGATTTTGCGATTGCTATTCGCACCATGGTAGTGAAAAATGGCAAAGCCTATGTGCAAGCAGGTGCAGGAATTGTATATGATAGTGTTCCAGAAAATGAATACCAAGAAACGCTGAACAAGGCAAAGGCGATGACGAAAATAGGAGAGTGCTATGATTCTTTTAATTGA